One genomic region from Shewanella aestuarii encodes:
- the ileS gene encoding isoleucine--tRNA ligase: MSDYKLTLNLPETEFPMRGNLANREPDMLNRWTQDGLYQHIRDSRSGRKPFILHDGPPYANGDIHIGHSVNKILKDIIIKSKTMSGFDAPYIPGWDCHGLPIELKVEQKVGKPGQKISAAEFREECRKYAAVQVNGQRDDFIRLGVLGDWQNPYLTMDYSTEANIVRSLAKVIESGHLHKGVKPVHWCTDCGSALAEAEVEYEDKTSPAIDVAFEATDSGAIAAKFGVEHYSHPVSMVIWTTTPWTLPANRALSLSPELDYSLVEYTKDGVTAAVILAEVLVESCVERYAFESHKVLANIKGAELELTRFKHPFLNFDVPAILGDHVTTDAGTGIVHTAPGHGQDDFVVGQKYGLEVANPVGDNGVYKADTEFFAGQHVFKANDNVVALLKEKGALVHHVAYRHSYPHCWRHKTPIIFRATPQWFISMDNNGLRTQALAEIDKTQWLPDWGQSRIEKMVENRPDWCISRQRTWGVPITLFVHRETEELHPDSVALMERVAHRIEQQGIQAWWDLDDSELLGEDAAQYRKVTDTLDVWYDSGSTFSSVVASRPEFQGHEVDLYLEGSDQHRGWFMSSLMISTAMNGKAPYKQVLTHGFTVDGKGRKMSKSIGNVIAPLQVTNKLGADILRLWVAATDYSGEMTVSDEILNRSADAYRRIRNTARFLLANLNGFNPETDMVAPQDMVALDRWVLRRTEALQNEIIDAYEQYNFHLVTQKLMQFCSVELGAFYLDIIKDRQYTAKQDGNARRSCQSALFHIAEAMVRWITPILSFTADEIWQLLPGEREKYVFTQEWYQGLESVTLDSDLSDDYWQQLLSVRNEVNKVIEQARRDKRIGGSLEAEVTLYADKALATELAKLDDELRFVLLTSKALVADISTAPQDAVETELTSLKLVVVKSEAHKCERCWHHREEVGTIESHPTLCQRCVTNIEGEGEQREFA; encoded by the coding sequence ATGAGCGACTATAAACTGACTTTGAATTTGCCGGAAACTGAGTTTCCGATGCGTGGTAACTTAGCTAATCGCGAACCAGACATGTTAAACCGCTGGACGCAAGATGGGCTGTATCAACACATTCGCGACAGCCGCAGTGGTCGTAAGCCTTTCATTTTGCATGATGGCCCTCCTTATGCGAATGGTGATATTCATATTGGTCATTCAGTTAATAAAATCCTTAAAGACATCATTATCAAGTCTAAAACCATGTCAGGTTTTGACGCACCATATATTCCTGGCTGGGATTGCCACGGTTTACCAATCGAGTTGAAAGTAGAACAAAAGGTGGGTAAACCAGGTCAAAAAATCTCTGCTGCAGAGTTTCGTGAAGAATGTCGTAAATATGCCGCTGTGCAAGTAAACGGTCAGCGTGATGACTTTATTCGTCTTGGTGTACTTGGTGACTGGCAAAACCCATACCTAACCATGGACTACTCGACTGAGGCGAATATTGTTCGTTCACTTGCTAAAGTGATTGAAAGTGGTCATTTGCATAAAGGTGTTAAACCTGTTCATTGGTGTACTGATTGTGGTTCAGCACTGGCTGAAGCGGAAGTTGAGTATGAAGATAAGACATCGCCTGCGATTGATGTTGCCTTTGAAGCCACTGATAGCGGAGCAATAGCAGCTAAATTTGGTGTCGAGCATTATTCGCACCCAGTTTCGATGGTTATTTGGACTACAACACCTTGGACGTTACCAGCCAACCGTGCTTTATCATTAAGCCCTGAATTAGATTACAGCTTAGTGGAATACACCAAAGACGGTGTTACTGCAGCGGTTATTCTGGCTGAAGTGTTAGTTGAATCATGTGTTGAACGTTATGCTTTTGAGTCGCATAAGGTTTTAGCTAACATTAAAGGTGCTGAGCTTGAGCTAACCCGTTTCAAACATCCATTTTTAAACTTTGATGTACCGGCTATTTTAGGCGATCACGTTACCACGGATGCGGGTACGGGTATTGTTCATACCGCCCCAGGTCATGGTCAAGATGACTTTGTTGTTGGTCAAAAGTACGGTTTAGAAGTGGCTAACCCTGTTGGTGATAATGGTGTTTACAAGGCTGACACTGAATTTTTTGCCGGTCAGCATGTCTTCAAAGCGAATGATAATGTAGTCGCGCTTTTGAAAGAAAAAGGCGCTTTAGTTCACCATGTTGCGTACCGTCATAGTTACCCGCATTGCTGGCGTCACAAAACTCCAATCATTTTCCGCGCAACACCGCAGTGGTTTATCTCAATGGATAACAATGGCTTACGCACCCAAGCGTTAGCGGAAATTGACAAAACTCAGTGGTTGCCTGATTGGGGACAAAGCCGTATTGAAAAAATGGTCGAGAACCGTCCAGATTGGTGTATTTCTCGTCAACGCACTTGGGGCGTGCCCATTACACTATTTGTACACCGTGAAACTGAAGAGTTACACCCAGATAGTGTCGCGCTAATGGAGCGTGTTGCACATCGAATAGAGCAGCAAGGTATTCAAGCTTGGTGGGATTTAGATGATTCAGAACTACTCGGTGAAGATGCGGCTCAATACCGTAAAGTAACGGACACTTTAGATGTATGGTATGACTCAGGCTCAACCTTCTCATCTGTGGTAGCATCACGACCTGAATTTCAAGGCCATGAAGTTGATTTATACCTAGAAGGTAGCGATCAACACCGTGGTTGGTTTATGTCATCCTTGATGATTTCAACGGCTATGAATGGCAAAGCGCCATATAAGCAAGTGTTAACCCATGGTTTTACCGTTGATGGTAAAGGTCGCAAAATGTCTAAATCTATCGGTAACGTCATTGCACCATTGCAAGTGACCAACAAGTTAGGTGCCGATATTTTACGTCTATGGGTTGCGGCTACTGACTACAGTGGTGAAATGACAGTCTCTGATGAGATTTTGAATCGCAGTGCAGATGCGTATAGACGTATTCGTAATACTGCGCGTTTCTTATTGGCTAACTTAAATGGCTTTAACCCTGAAACCGATATGGTTGCACCACAAGATATGGTGGCTTTAGATCGTTGGGTTCTTCGTCGTACTGAAGCATTACAAAATGAAATTATTGACGCATATGAACAATATAATTTCCATTTAGTGACCCAAAAGTTAATGCAGTTCTGCTCAGTTGAGTTAGGTGCGTTTTACTTAGACATCATTAAAGATCGCCAATATACCGCTAAGCAAGATGGTAATGCACGCCGTAGTTGTCAGTCGGCTTTATTCCATATTGCTGAAGCGATGGTTCGTTGGATCACTCCAATTCTTAGCTTTACTGCTGATGAAATTTGGCAGTTACTGCCAGGTGAACGTGAAAAATATGTGTTCACTCAAGAATGGTATCAAGGTCTTGAGTCAGTCACTCTTGATTCCGATTTGAGTGATGATTACTGGCAGCAATTATTATCAGTGCGTAACGAAGTGAATAAAGTGATTGAGCAAGCACGCCGTGATAAGCGTATTGGTGGATCGTTAGAAGCTGAAGTTACTTTGTATGCAGATAAAGCATTAGCAACTGAACTTGCCAAACTAGATGATGAATTACGTTTCGTTTTATTGACATCTAAAGCGTTAGTTGCTGATATCAGCACCGCGCCACAAGACGCTGTCGAGACTGAATTAACAAGCCTTAAGCTAGTCGTTGTGAAAAGCGAAGCACACAAGTGTGAACGTTGTTGGCATCACCGC
- the ribF gene encoding bifunctional riboflavin kinase/FAD synthetase produces MELIRGIHNILPEHHGCVLTIGNFDGIHRGHAEVIRNLISKAHHFQLPATLMTFEPQPQELFKGDSAPARLSLLRDKIRLLDELDIDRLLCINFTASFANQPAHEFIEELLVKKLGVKYLVVGDDFCFGKGREGNFDMLVAAGKEFGFTVVSTQSFLVGTQRVSSTLVRQQLQLGNLEQARRLLGHPFIMSGKVAHGQKIGRTIGFPTANIALKRKVVPVRGVFAVKLYWQDSDIYEGVANIGYRPTVQGQVCQLEVHLLDFSGDLYGKRVEVELVAKIRDEQPFESLDALKKQILNDANEAKALFSFDAS; encoded by the coding sequence ATGGAATTAATCCGCGGTATACACAATATATTGCCCGAACATCATGGGTGTGTGCTGACAATTGGCAATTTTGATGGCATTCATCGTGGCCATGCTGAAGTGATCCGCAATTTGATAAGTAAAGCGCATCATTTTCAGTTACCCGCAACGCTTATGACCTTTGAACCTCAGCCGCAAGAGTTATTCAAAGGTGATAGTGCCCCCGCTAGATTAAGCTTGTTACGCGATAAAATACGATTACTTGATGAGTTGGATATTGATCGGCTGCTGTGTATTAATTTTACAGCATCCTTTGCTAATCAACCTGCCCATGAGTTTATTGAAGAGTTATTAGTCAAAAAACTCGGGGTTAAATATCTCGTAGTAGGAGATGACTTTTGCTTTGGTAAAGGTCGTGAAGGTAATTTTGACATGTTGGTCGCAGCTGGAAAAGAGTTCGGCTTTACCGTGGTAAGCACACAAAGCTTTCTGGTAGGGACGCAACGAGTGAGCTCAACCCTAGTGCGACAGCAATTACAACTCGGTAATCTTGAGCAGGCTCGTCGATTATTAGGGCATCCTTTTATCATGAGTGGCAAAGTTGCTCATGGCCAAAAAATTGGTCGAACGATTGGATTTCCAACGGCTAATATCGCCTTAAAACGTAAAGTTGTTCCTGTAAGAGGTGTGTTTGCGGTTAAGTTGTATTGGCAAGATAGTGATATTTATGAAGGTGTTGCAAATATTGGTTACCGACCAACCGTGCAAGGCCAAGTTTGCCAGCTAGAAGTTCATTTGCTTGATTTTTCTGGTGATTTATATGGTAAACGAGTAGAAGTTGAATTAGTGGCTAAAATCCGTGACGAACAACCTTTTGAGTCATTGGATGCACTAAAAAAACAAATTTTGAATGACGCGAATGAAGCTAAGGCTTTATTCAGCTTTGATGCAAGCTGA